A stretch of DNA from Microlunatus sp. Gsoil 973:
GCCTACGCGCGCGCCGTGCTTCCGCAGATGCGGGCGAACCGATCCGGTGCGATCGTCCAGATGAGCAGCCAGGGTGGACGGCTGTCGTTCCCAGGAGTGGGTAGCTACTCGGCGGGCAAGTTCGCGCTTGAGGGATGGTCGGAGGCGCTGGCCGGCGAGGTCGCCCCGTTCGGCATCCGGGTGTTGATCGTCGAGCCCAGCCGGTTCCGGACCGAGTTCAATGCGGCCGGAGTCCTCCACGCCGCGCATCCGGACGCCACGTACGATCCGGTGATCGGTTCGGTACGCACCAACCTCACCGAGGTCGACGGTGCACAGGAAGGCGATCCGGTCCGCGCCGCGAGCGTGATCCGGGATGTCCTGCAAGCACCGGAGGCTCCACTCCGGCTGCCACTGGGTGCGGAGGCCGTACGCAATCTCACTCGCATCTACCAGCGCGGTCTGGACGACGTCCGCGCCTGGGCTCGGGTGAGCGAGTCGGCAGATTTCCCGGGAATGCCTCCGGCAGTTCGCGCCTTCTGATCACTATGGCGACCGATGCGCTGATCGAACGGCTTCTCGCTGCCGAGGACGGGTCAACCCACGAGGAGGCAGCAGGCGACGCGTCGCCGATGCCGAC
This window harbors:
- a CDS encoding SDR family NAD(P)-dependent oxidoreductase, with amino-acid sequence MDTNLGNRTWLITGASSGLGLALAAAALQAGEQVVGTARRAERFDALRKEYGDRLLAIEHDVRDTATAADVVRRGLAAYGRIDVLVNNAGVGQVGAAEEVTDAELRDMLDQHLFGPAAYARAVLPQMRANRSGAIVQMSSQGGRLSFPGVGSYSAGKFALEGWSEALAGEVAPFGIRVLIVEPSRFRTEFNAAGVLHAAHPDATYDPVIGSVRTNLTEVDGAQEGDPVRAASVIRDVLQAPEAPLRLPLGAEAVRNLTRIYQRGLDDVRAWARVSESADFPGMPPAVRAF